A DNA window from Tachysurus vachellii isolate PV-2020 chromosome 20, HZAU_Pvac_v1, whole genome shotgun sequence contains the following coding sequences:
- the ier3ip1 gene encoding immediate early response 3-interacting protein 1, whose translation MAFTLYSLIQAAILVTNAIAVLHEERFLSKIGWGADQGIGGFGDEPGIKAQMLNLIRSVRTVMRVPLIIVNAVCIVLLLLFG comes from the exons ATGGCGTTTACCTTGTACTCCCTAATTCAGGCGGCGATTTTGGTCACGAATGCCATTGCTGTGTTGCACGAAGAACGATTTCTCAGCAAAA TCGGTTGGGGAGCAGATCAAGGCATCGGTGGCTTTGGAGATGAACCAGGAATCAAAGCTCAAATGCTAAATCTTATCCGATCTGTTAGGACGGTTATGAGAG TGCCTTTGATAATAGTAAATGCCGTGTGCATCGTGTTGTTATTGCTGTTTGGATGA